A region of the Vanrija pseudolonga chromosome 2, complete sequence genome:
CGATTTGCCATGTGCTCGTTCCTGAAGGGTTCATGGTTGGGCATCGGGTCGTGCTCACCCGAAGGACATCATGTGCTGCGACTTTGCGGACCAACAAGGTTTCTGTCCATCAAAGCATGCGCCATGGATCAACATATGCGCGCAGAAGGTAGGGCCGAcgcggcagcgtcgcgcccAGAGCCGGGTGCGAAGCAAACGCGGACCAAGAGCGGCTGCCTCACGTGTCGCGTACGCAAGAAGGTGAGCCGGGAGAGAGCGCAAGAAGTTGCTGACATTGCAGCGCTGCGACGAAGCTCGACCAGTGTGTGCAACATGTACCCGTCTCGGCATCGACTGCCTGGGCTACGAGGGAGCTAGCAAGCCAGCGTGGATGAAAAAGCGCGAGATGATCGCCGATGTGTCCAGGAGAGTGTGAGTCCCAGTCTTGGTCGTAGCTCACCCGCAGAAAGAAGGCGGTGTCCGATACGCGGACGGCCAAGATGAACCTGCATTGGTCTGCCAAAGCAGCTGAGCGGGCACGACAGATGGAGCGGCGCATAGGTGGGGCAGAAGGCGGGGCGGTCGTCAGCTCTTCTTCCCCCGTGCAACCCGAGAATCCACTGTCCTCCAACGACGTGAATGCAGCAGCGGATTTCGATTCCCGACCGCCCTCTGGCAGCGGACATGTTGACCTCATACAAGACTTGGCCGACCTCTTGCCAAACCCCATGGACATCGGCGGGGATCCTGACGTGACCTCAATCGATATCAGCTCTATCCCAACCCAGCTGgtacctgctgctgcatcccCGGGCGCCGAGTCCGACCTCGACCAGGACCTCATCTCACTCTTGGGCCTCGACCCCACCAGCCTCGTCCTCACGTTACACCCAACAGCGAGCTACTTTCCCCTCCTATcccagccgtcgtcgacatacCCAACGCCCACGCCGACTCACTCACCAGACATGCGCTACTTTGACCACTATCTCAAGGTCATCCTACCGTACCAGTATCCCTTTGACCGCCAGACCATGGTTGATCTCatcgcgccgctggccttTACCAACTCGGTCGTGTTCGCCTCCGTGACGAGCATGGCCGCGCTGCATATGGGCTCCAAGAGACAAAGACGACGTCCAGGTGccagccaccacctcccGATGCCCGACACCGATGTCGAGTTTGCAGAAACAAGCCTCCGGCACAATGTCAACCAGCTCAAGACCATGCCATTGACGCGGTTTGACACACACGAAATGATCGTCGCGACAATGGCCGTGACCAGCTTCCATCTGTTCGACGGCGGCAATCGCAAGGGGTGGAGGGAGTCAGTCGATCTGTGTCGGCGGTGTCTGGCGTCGACACTACGCGGGCAAGGATTGTGAGTGTGGAGGTGAAGTAGATGATTGATGTCCAGATTTTCTCCTCCCGACACGTCGGGCCTCATGAGTCGCCTCGGACATCTCCTCAACCCGTTGATATGGACCGACATTCTCACCTCGGTGACCGAAGGGGTGGCATCCAAGTTCCTCCCGCTCTACCGCACCCTTCTGCTGGACGGCCATACCGAGGCCGTCAAAGGGAGGCTGCTCAAAGAGACAGTCATGGGCTGTGATAGCacgacgcgcctcgcccttgccgaaACGATTGCTCTGTCCGAATGGAAGCAAGAGGCCCAACGGATGGGCCAACTGTCGTTACGAAGCTTGCTCACACATGCGAGTGGCATTGAGCGACTCCTGGAAGAGCGGCACTGGCGGGAGAGCCATCTGATGGCAGCCACAGACCTTGGTGGCCAACAGCGCAACGCCATGTCGGATGTCTTCTACCAAGCCGCCCGAGTTCTCTTGGCCACGGTCGTGAACGGCTGCTTCCCGGACGGTACGTCTGGTCACTAGGCTGCCCGCTGACCTCAGTGCTCGAAGTCGCAACAACAGTCCGAGATACAATGGCAGCCCTGACCGCCGTGGACACCATTGGTGTTGAGGGGGCCGATCGGGCACTGGTCTTCCCGATCGTAATCGCCGCCTCACACGCCTCAAGCTTGCCCCAGCGCCAATTTTTCCTCGACCGCTTCACTCGTCTGGGGGACGAGGCGCAGTTTGGCAAT
Encoded here:
- the nosA gene encoding C6 finger domain transcription factor nosA, whose protein sequence is MDQHMRAEGRADAAASRPEPGAKQTRTKSGCLTCRVRKKRCDEARPVCATCTRLGIDCLGYEGASKPAWMKKREMIADVSRRVKKAVSDTRTAKMNLHWSAKAAERARQMERRIGGAEGGAVVSSSSPVQPENPLSSNDVNAAADFDSRPPSGSGHVDLIQDLADLLPNPMDIGGDPDVTSIDISSIPTQLVPAAASPGAESDLDQDLISLLGLDPTSLVLTLHPTASYFPLLSQPSSTYPTPTPTHSPDMRYFDHYLKVILPYQYPFDRQTMVDLIAPLAFTNSVVFASVTSMAALHMGSKRQRRRPGASHHLPMPDTDVEFAETSLRHNVNQLKTMPLTRFDTHEMIVATMAVTSFHLFDGGNRKGWRESVDLCRRCLASTLRGQGLFSPPDTSGLMSRLGHLLNPLIWTDILTSVTEGVASKFLPLYRTLLLDGHTEAVKGRLLKETVMGCDSTTRLALAETIALSEWKQEAQRMGQLSLRSLLTHASGIERLLEERHWRESHLMAATDLGGQQRNAMSDVFYQAARVLLATVVNGCFPDVLEVATTVRDTMAALTAVDTIGVEGADRALVFPIVIAASHASSLPQRQFFLDRFTRLGDEAQFGNTQSALRLVNEIWRQRDGGAPGTEVCWRTVMFELDDEGLLLI